A DNA window from Piliocolobus tephrosceles isolate RC106 chromosome 9, ASM277652v3, whole genome shotgun sequence contains the following coding sequences:
- the SLC25A28 gene encoding mitoferrin-2 isoform X2 encodes MQSLQPDPAARYRNVLEALWRIIRTEGLWRPMRGLNVTATGAGPAHALYFACYEKLKKTLSDVIHPGGNSHIANGAAGCVATLLHDAAMNPAEVVKQRMQMYNSPYHRVTDCVRAVWQNEGAGAFYRSYTTQLTMNVPFQAIHFMTYEFLQEHFNPQRRYNPSSHVLSGACAGAVAAAATTPLDVCKTLLNTQESLALNSHITGHITGMASAFRTVYQVGGVTAYFRGVQARVIYQIPSTAIAWSVYEFFKYLITKRQEEWRAGK; translated from the exons ATGCAGAGTCTACAGCCTGACCCAGCTGCCCGCTATCGCAATGTGTTGGAAGCCCTCTGGAGGATTATAAGAACGGAGGGCCTATGGAGGCCCATGAGAGGGCTGAACGTCACAGCAACAGGCGCAGGGCCTGCCCACGCCCTTTATTTTGCCTGCTACGAAAAGTTAAAAAAGACATTGAGTGATGTAATCCACCCTGGGGGCAATAGCCATATTGCCAATG GTGCGGCCGGGTGTGTGGCAACATTACTTCATGATGCAGCCATGAACCCTGCGGAAG TGGTCAAGCAGAGGATGCAGATGTACAACTCGCCATACCACCGGGTGACAGACTGTGTACGGGCAGTGTGGCAAAATGAAGGGGCTGGGGCCTTTTACCGCAGCTACACCACCCAGCTGACCATGAACGTTCCCTTCCAAGCCATTCACTTCATGACCTATGAATTCCTGCAGGAGCACTTTAACCCCCAGAGACGGTACAACCCAAGCTCCCACGTCCTCTCTGGAGCTTGCGCAGGAGCTGTAGCTGCCGCAGCCACAACCCCACTGGACGTTTGCAAAACACTGCTCAACACCCAGGAGTCCTTGGCTTTGAACTCACACATTACAGGACATATCACAGGCATGGCTAGTGCCTTCAGGACGGTATATCAAGTAGGTGGGGTGACCGCCTACTTCCGAGGGGTGCAGGCTAGAGTAATTTACCAGATCCCCTCCACAGCCATAGCGTGGTCTGTGTATGAGTTCTTCAAATACCTAATCACTAAACGACAAGAAGAGTGGAGGGCCGGCAAGTGA